One Arachis hypogaea cultivar Tifrunner chromosome 2, arahy.Tifrunner.gnm2.J5K5, whole genome shotgun sequence genomic window, ttaatatatttatatataaatacacgtaatttaatttattgttaatatgtatttatatttttaatataaattttatattaataattaattttaataaataattttaatatatatgataTGAATTTatcattttgtaaattttttttcaattctttctttattttgtcagtatatttttccttttttttctttcttttatcatatttaaataagtcaaaaattaaacggtcgaaaattaaaattttatttaagggtcataattcaaaattaaatttattatatttatttaattggataaatatgataattaatataatgataatatttttaatttatttaaaaattaaaaataaataacaaaataaaaaaaaattattgatcaattatatttaaatataatcatataaaaatatttttttatttatttattacataaaaaatatttttttaaaaaaaatctttaaaaaaatatatataaaaaaatattttttatttttttattattataaatttattaaacacattaaaaaataaaaaaaaatcttatttttttcaatttaatagcAACTAAACAAACACTCAATTCAAGTCTTCAATATAATATACgtccaataattataaataaataaaatacaccaaTTCCTCCTTCCAAAGCATTCTCCCATTTGATGTATAACGACTTGAAGCTCTTCATCATCATCTCCTTATTTCTCACTAAAATTTCAATCAATAAACCAAACTTTTTAGACTCCTCCCTTTTCTCACTTCACAACATCTCATTAAATTCCGCgaacttttttttcaaaagttatagtattaaaattaaactcaaatttagGCTATGGAGGATAacaacaaagaagaagctcaattgaCAACCGCCGCAAACCATCGCCGCCACGGGCACAACCGCACCACAAGATGCTGTTGGTGCTGCTTCAGCCTCATATGGTACCTCCTAATCACCATCATCGTCCTCGTACTCCTCATAATCCTCGTACTCTACATCCTCCTCCAACCACGCTCCTTCACCTTCCACGTCACCCAAGCCAACCTCACCACATTCAACTACCTTAACACCACCACCGTGTTACACTACAACCTCGTACTCAACTTCACCgtccacaaccccaacaacaagcTTTCCATCTACTTCGACGAAGCGCGTGGCCACGCGCTCTATCAAGAGACAGAGTTTGCCGCCGCCACGCCCTTGACGGCGCCATGGTTCTCGTACCTTCTTTACACAAAGGAAAGGGTTCCCATGAGCGTTGTCTTCTCCGGGAACAAGCTTGTGGCGCTTGATGTTGATGATTTTGAAGGGGACAATAAGAGGGGTATTTTTGGAATTGATGTGAAGATTTATTTTTTGATAAGGTTTAGAATTGGTGATGTTATaggtaataatttgatta contains:
- the LOC112757966 gene encoding NDR1/HIN1-like protein 3: MEDNNKEEAQLTTAANHRRHGHNRTTRCCWCCFSLIWYLLITIIVLVLLIILVLYILLQPRSFTFHVTQANLTTFNYLNTTTVLHYNLVLNFTVHNPNNKLSIYFDEARGHALYQETEFAAATPLTAPWFSYLLYTKERVPMSVVFSGNKLVALDVDDFEGDNKRGIFGIDVKIYFLIRFRIGDVIGNNLINKSRAKCGIKVPFSYNNKKGKMMVFKPTKCEVDF